The following DNA comes from Hordeum vulgare subsp. vulgare chromosome 3H, MorexV3_pseudomolecules_assembly, whole genome shotgun sequence.
CCATGTTGAGTTGCAACAATGGCCACAACAAGCTCAACATGCGCTCCCGGGATGCTGCAATGACGACCGCCGCGAATTGGAAATGCAACCGCATGACAGTCATCGGGGCCACAAGGCGAGTCAGTTGGTGTTGCAAGAGATGCGTGCGGGGAGGAATTGCTGGAAACGAAGGGTGGTGACAGCTACAACAATGGACGCCATGTGCTGTAATGGCATAGTGCGCAAAAGTAACGATGCCGGTGAGCTGCAAGTGATAGTAGTAGGTGAGAGGGTACTATGACGCTGATGCTGCCAAGGGTGTGGACACCGACGAACGCAGCCACCGCTCCTCACGAGGAGGGCATGTTGGAGGAGAAGTGAGCAGCGCACACGGCATGAGGGGATTTTTTTTCTCTACGCATTGACTGAGCGTGATCAAGAAATGAAGGGCAGATCAAACGGCTTGTTAGGGCGCCGTTCTGGATCGTGGCCGGTTGGCCGGCGCTTAGCAGCGCCCCCATATCGCGAGAAAGGGGGTAACTTGCTACCAGGGTCTGACATATCGGGGCCACTTACAAGCGAAGTGAAAGAAAGCTTTCTCGTTCTCAGTCAGAGTGTCGGTCATTCCCcctcctaaaccctaaacccagccgccgccatggccgccgccggccgcctcttCCTGCGACGCCGCCTCGCCACGGCCGCCGCGACGCCTCCGACCCCGGCTTCCATCCTCAACCCTTCCTCCCCGACCACCCCGCTAACCACGCGGCAGAAGACCCGCCTCGCCATCTCCCTCCTCaagtcctccccgccgccgccccccgaCCAGATCCTCTCCATCTGCCGCGCCGCCGCACTCTCTCCGAAGACCCACCTCGACCGTGTTGCTCTCTCCCTCGCCACCTCGAGGCTCTCCACCGCCCCGGACTCCCTCCGAGACCTCACGTCCTCCCTTCTCATCCCCGACCAcgcccaccacgccatcgtgctcttTGGTCAGGCCGGCCTCCTCCCCGACGCCATCTCCACCTTCCAGTCATCCCCCTCCACCCGCTCCCTCAACGCCCTCCTTTTTGCCTGCATCCTCGCCGGCAACCATGCCGAGGCCGCTCGCATCTTCCAGAccttccccgacgcccaccgcgtCAAGCCCAATGCCGAGACATTCAACTCCATTATAAAATCCTTCTCTGAGTCTGGCACCACAAGATCCTTCTActcggtgttcgatgaaatgtgcAAGCAGGGCCTGaagcccaccgccaccacgtttACTGCCGCCATTGCTGGGTTTTACAAGGAGGAGCGCTTTGATGATGTAGAGAAGGTGATTAAGCTCATGAAGAAGCACGGTTGTGGCGAGTCACTGCAAGTGTACAATGCAAGGGTTCAGGGGCTGTGCAAGCTTGGCCGGAATGGTGATGCCAAGGCATTACTGAGTGAGATGGCCAAGAAAGGGACCAAGCCAAGCTGGGTTACTTATAACCATTTGATTTATGGATTCTGTAAGGAAGGGGATTTGGAGGAAGTGAAGCGGCTGTACAAGGAGATGGGAATGAAGGGGCTTGTTGGGGATAGTAACTTCTATTTTACGGTCATTTTTCACCTTTGTAAGGCTGGAGATTTTGATACTGCACTAGGTGT
Coding sequences within:
- the LOC123444603 gene encoding pentatricopeptide repeat-containing protein At1g61870, mitochondrial, which translates into the protein MAAAGRLFLRRRLATAAATPPTPASILNPSSPTTPLTTRQKTRLAISLLKSSPPPPPDQILSICRAAALSPKTHLDRVALSLATSRLSTAPDSLRDLTSSLLIPDHAHHAIVLFGQAGLLPDAISTFQSSPSTRSLNALLFACILAGNHAEAARIFQTFPDAHRVKPNAETFNSIIKSFSESGTTRSFYSVFDEMCKQGLKPTATTFTAAIAGFYKEERFDDVEKVIKLMKKHGCGESLQVYNARVQGLCKLGRNGDAKALLSEMAKKGTKPSWVTYNHLIYGFCKEGDLEEVKRLYKEMGMKGLVGDSNFYFTVIFHLCKAGDFDTALGVYNEIAPRNWIPCFSTMKMLVNGLAGSSRIDEAKGIIEKMKEKFPDRDAGWKEVEEALPQ